In Candidatus Cloacimonadota bacterium, the genomic stretch CTGCAGGTTGCTCGATCGATCCTCCCATCTTGGAAGAAAAATTTTCCGCAAACGGGACATGATTTGAACCTGTCGAGCGATCCGAGAAGCGCCATGCACTTTACCAGTGTGTAGCGAATCGCCTTTATGAAGGATACGCGGGTGTTTGCTATCGGGGCCATGATAGGACTGTCATCCAAGACTGCATCGTGCAGGGCGTCCGCGAAAGTGTCTTCACGGTCCTTGTTAAAGTTGTACACGACCTCAAATGTTTCGCCATACCGGGGCGCAGGACCAAGTTGTTTTGTCCGGCTTCTGGCATACGCCTGTAGCTGGGCATCGCTCGGATTTGCAGGTGGAGTGTGAATGATCTCAATCTTCGGACCGGATGGACTCATTTCCTTGGGCTTGGGCTTTTTCCAGCTGAATGTTCCCGTTAGCTTGTTAGCCCGACCGGTCTGGTCCTTGGGAGGATCGATATGTTCGCGTATCCCGTATTCCACGTGGGGCACGGCAATGACGTTTACATGCTTGTTGCGGGTGATGTCCTCGTGAAGAGCCGAAATGATTTCAAGGAAACTGACAAGGTGCCTTTTCTTGGAAATAGTTATCTCTGTGCCGGTGCCGTAACGAAACACACCGAGGTCACTGTAATACTGAACATTTTCGAAACGCGGCAGCGTGTAATAAAAGAGCTCCTCAATCTTATCCACGATGTCTTTGGGAAAGTCCTGGATGACGATTTCCGAAAACCATGTCTCATCTTGTTGGGCCATCAACAGATGATAGAGCTCCACCAGGGCTTTCATCCCTTTGAGGTAATTTTTCTGCTCGGCACTGTTTGGCATCCTTTTCACCTCTGCGACAAAAGTCAATTAAGATGGTGTAACAGATAAAGTCAATCTTTTTGCCAAGGGGGTTTGTCTCTGCATATCTGACTTGCGTTGAGTATGGCACATAGGGCGAAAAACACCACCTGTAGGCGCAAGTCATGGCAGATTCCAACGAAAACATCAATATTAATAGCTATTTAACAATCGACGACCTCTCCGTCTACCTCGGCATCAAGCCCAAGACCCTCTACGCCAAGGTCAAGGAGATCCCCCACTATAAGGTCGGGCGCCTGATCCGGTTCAAGCGGGAAGATGTAGATGCCTGGATGGAGCGGCATAGGGTAGCCAAGACGGAGCAAAGACTGCCTGCCCCAGAGAATGGC encodes the following:
- a CDS encoding helix-turn-helix domain-containing protein, with translation MADSNENININSYLTIDDLSVYLGIKPKTLYAKVKEIPHYKVGRLIRFKREDVDAWMERHRVAKTEQRLPAPENGSEHVQKVSEARKPRKRRVRRGPITDIDRMVRNTIDQVTTEYYSPGHGKSDQVKGSGKEV